CCTTGCAGATGCAATTTACTACAAAAACAATGACATTATAAAGCTTTTGGAGGCAAATGGTGCAAAACCTCCGGTAAGTTTCACATGCCTGTTCGGTGTGGAGATCTTCTTTGTAATCCTCCTTCAGCTTTTGTTTTATCTGTGCTGTTTCATTTTATGATCATACAtcttttttgaataattttgttaGATGGCTCCCATGCATGTTGAAAACGACCGTGAGGTTCCTGAATATGAAATTGATCCAAAAGAGATAGACTTCACCAACAGCGTGGAAATAACTAAGGTAAGATCTTCTTGTGTTATTTTACGTGTAGTATCATCTCTTCGTTGTAAAACAAGCTTGGATATAGCATAAGCTCTTCCAATGTCTTCAGATTTGTAGTCAAATAGTGGTCTTAACTGTAACTTTTCACTTGTTTTTGTTGACCAAAACTGCTGCAGGGAACATTTTGCATTGCCTCATGGCGTGGTATTCAGGTTGCTGTTAAGAAATTTGCTGAGGAATTTTTCATTGATGAAGAGAAAGTGTGGGTTGGTCTTACCTTTTACGTGAAAGATAATTTTTGCTTCCATTAACGAAGGTCTCCTTTCTTTGTAATAGGGAATATCGATCTGTTTATTTTACAAGGTGAGCTGTTGTTTTGCAGAAATGCATTCAGGGATGAGCTTGCTCTACTTCAAAAGATACGCCACCCGAATGTCGTCCAGTTTCTTGGTGCTGTGACTCAATGTACTCCAATGATGATTGTTACCGAATATCTCCCAAAGGTATCTCTTAAACTATTAAACTTTGAGCTTTATATGCTTTAGCCTTTCCATTCTGACGTTTCTTTTGCTGGAAgaaagttataaaaatgacaaagaaTATTGGGCTTTCttatcaaaaagaaaattcttaTTCCTCTGACTTGTTGGTTACACCATTTTGAGCAGATTGCATTATGCTTTGGGatcttattaattttcttcaggagtaatttatttttacaacaATCACAATTAAGTAAAGCCTTTTTGCAGGGGGATTTGTGTGCATACCTGAAAagaaaacatgctttaaagtTGAAAACCACTATCAAGTTTGCCTTGGATATTGCGAGGTTAGTTTTTTAGGTTCTTGCACTATGTTTGGTTGCTAACTTCACATCATGAGCTCCACCTAGCAGATGATGGCTCACCATTAATTAGAAGCAACTGTTCATGGTGATAAGTTCCaagcttcttcttcatctaAAAAAAGATCAGCTTAGTTTATGATGTCATGTAAAGGACTAATTCCTTCTATATTGGACATCAATTTTACAATCACATTAAGTATTTCTGCAAAAGGAATAAAAGGATACATGCTATAGGCGATGAGTAAAACTCATCTTTTTGTCTAATTTAAgggattttttttggaatggtGGTATTTTTGTTGCCTTGATGCATATGAGTGTttgtttcatgatttttacTACAGAGGAATGAACTACTTGCATGAGAATAAGCCTGAAGCCATAATACATCGAGATCTTGAACCGTCGTATGTACtctcttcttcccttttttaGCCAtgccatttttatttaaatagcCCTATCTTTGGCTCTAAAGATTGTtcaaattatactactatatgaaaACTTTTGATCAATTGAGGATTATCAAATATGATAGAAACGTATTGCGGGATGATTCTGGTCATCTCAAAGTTGCTGACTTTGGGCTAAGCAAGCTGATGAAAGTTACCAAAACAGTCAAAGAAGACAAACATGTGTCTTGGCAACAGACGTCTTGTAAGTATCCAGTTGATTGACATAcgttctttcttttttttctgaatatttacttttcaatttaataactGATCATTTGGAAAAGCACTGTCCTTACTCTATATTCTAAATATGATTGCTGAAGCCTGTATCACATGTTGCTTCACTTACATGATTGTTTGATTAATATGAATCTTAGATACCTGCAATGTAGAAGATGCACCGGTGATTATTACTATCTTAAAAATGATCATTGTGCTGAACATTGGCTAATTGATGATTGACCAACCCTTTCCCAAACTCAGGGCGATACATGGCTCCTGAAGTTTTCAGAAATGAGGAATATGATACTAAGGTGGATGTGTTTTCATTTGCATTGATATTACAAGAGGTAATGCTTCTCTATGACCTACTTTCACTTTCTGCACATATATGTTAAATGGTTCAGTTATTTCTGCTATTTTGCACACATGGAACTTGACTTGTATGAGCaacaattttgttttactaCATTTATAAGTAGGAATAATTTTTTCAGTTTGATTCCTGTTTGaacctatatatatttccCACAGATGATTGAGGGTCATCCACCGTTTCCTAAAAGGAATGACATTGAAGTTGCTAAAGCATATGCTGCCAATGAGCGCCCACCTTTTGACGCTCCAATTAAACATTATGCTTATGGACTGCGACGGTGAGCCTTTCGATTTcctgtatattttttttaaggtcAAAGGGTTTTCTTCaatattgttttcttttgttcttgGATATTGATAGATTTCAAGTCTTGGTTTCTACATTCACTCCTGTTTTCTTCTCTTAACCTCTAAATCTGTTCATCCAAACAGATTAATAGAAGATTGTTGGCACGACCAGCCATCAAAAAGACCAACTTTCAAGGAAATAATTGTGAAGTTGGATGCAACAAACAAAACTCTCGTAAAGAAAAGACGGTGGAAGGTAAGAATCTATCTCAATAGCTCTGTGTCTTTATGCTGCATAGACATGTACTCTTGACCTTGGAAAGAAAAATACTTCCAAACAACTCTATgcaatttttataattctatTCAGCCGCTGGACTTAATATACTTATAGGAACACAATATCCATTGAAATCATTTTATGCATCGTGGAGTACAAGACAATGAAAACCTAACAGATTCGGCTTACTCCCCAGTAGTCTAGAATAGGCGTTTCTACGTAGTTTCAAATCAGAAATTGAGGGTAATTCATCTGCTTTGCATCAGTAGTAGTGTATAAGATGTATCATTGCCATATAAATATCCCCATTTAAAGTGGATACTAACTTTGTTTGTGGTATCTTCTGCAGAGAAAAGCAGTGAATATTCTCCGTAAATTCGAGTCAGTCTTGAAGTTGAATCATTCTACATCTTCTTCCCGGAGTAATCCTTCTGGCTCAACAGTTAGATGAGTGATTAATTTCTTTGAAGACGACGACCaagaaaatgggaaaaaagaacaataaaatgCTAATAGCTGACCATTTCTGAGGTTTTGCAAATTTGCCTCCTATTTTTTGTTGCTTCCTTAGCACTACTTGCTAGCAAAAGTTTCTGTAAATGCAgaattttttcctttccttttttgtagAGCTGTTTCTTTGTGTTCTTctcattcctttatttttggAGAGGATATTGCTTTTatcatgcataaaaatattactcaaaTCTTTTTCTTGCACAAATCTACTCTCTTACTTCACTGAATATGCGTACTCCTATAATTCTATCCATCCCTCTGTGTCGAATACTGTATAATTTGGAGACAATATGACTatattagataaaaatataagaaacaaattaaggtgaaattttattaaatttaaactaCGATACTGATGTACATCCAacaagtattaatttttaggGTGAATGGATAGCTGTGTTGACtgttacttcctccgttccatggCCTATTAGGAGTCCATTTTTTGGCAGCACGTGTTTTAAGCTTGTTCTAAAAACCGGACCGACAAATAAATCGACAATGCTACTGTTCATGGTTCAACTGGTCGGACCGGTTAAACCACTGGTTGAACCGTTTTActattacaaatatatataatacaaaaaactatattaaatttaggaaatgataaaatacaattaataatatatcacaaaatattaagCCTTACATATAATTAgttctatataaatataaatatattaaaatttagtaaatataatcaaatatataaattattatttagtataaataaaaaatctaatgtttcatgtattaaaatagataaatttcatattaatttaaaaacgTTTATgtggtaaaataatattataattaaatatgaatcaTTACTTAGTTTAGATGAGAATATTCATTGATATCAGTAGTTAggatataaattaaatatatactatattaatatttagttatagtaaataatgaatcttatatgaaaataataatgttagtgacaaatatcattaaaatttagagtatgataattatatagtatattataattaataattatattaaagaatataaaattaaaaagaattattAGATTatgtagataaaaaaattaatgtttaatgTATAAGAATGTTTAATGTTCAAATTGTTCAATGAGGCTCTTGTAGTGGAGTGGTAGAGAGATTGTTGATTAGAGGAGATGTCATGTGTTCAAGCACTACtaacaacaaatttttaaaaaaattgattaaaaaaacataaaaaagaaacCATTTTCCGGTTCACGGTCGGCCGGTCTGGTccgattttttaaaattggttttaAGTAATGTTAAGAGgaatgagtgaaaaaagttagtggaatatgagtctcacttgtatatactagttttatatGAAATGTAAGTGGAATGAGTTGTGAAATATAAGACCgtactcttattcgcggacagattaaaatgaaaaaataagactcCTAGACcgatggagtatattattttgatcatttttacaaatttaaaccCAAAAGAATATCTTAATACTTAAAAGAATGTCATTTGTAtctatagtatattatttaaattacacaTTTACCCACAAAAGCtatatgataataattttttaaaacaagttaatataaatttattataaataattttcagttttttaaaataatttttcaaatgttcTTCTACCTCCGCAGATTTGTTTGAAAACTCTCACCTTGATGGCTTGATGGCGGAGGCTCGTGTTCGGGCTTTCCGGAGATGGAGAAGCCGACGCTTCGGTGTTATGTCATTTCTAAGCTTGTTGTGAAGGCTACGAAGCTGATGTTTCTTGAGATTATTGAAGAGATTTGGGCTTCCTTGTTTAGAATGAGGGAGCTTTCCTTTAAATGTTCAATTAAGAATATGGAAGTGTAGCGTAGTCTTTTTTTGTATCCAATATTAGTAGTTAGTACTACTTTCTTGATATTAATCACTGGATAATTGTTATATTTGCATCTATGAGTTCAATAGTTATATCATACTTTTATTGATACTAATCACTGGATAATTGTTACATTTGCGTCTACGAGTTCAGTAGTCATATTTATATTGGTTACTAgctaattattttcaaattttatatagcaTTTGTGAAACCTATACGACAGTCGAAGATTAGTAATCGTGATTTTAATCTGGCTTTCTTTCTTTTcgttttaaatttgatttagtaATGTAAtgtttcttttgtattttagGGGAAACCAGTTCAAGTACTCAAGATAGATCTTGTGACCATTCCTATCCAAACTCTGCAAACACTTCCTCATTTTGGATTTGTGATCACAACGAGGGAAAGGGGGCCGGCCCGTGTGCCTCTGGAAGCAATCATTGAGGCTCCACGCCAGCCTAGACCATGACTCCTCGTCTACAAGAGTCCTCGCGCActagtggcggatccagaatTTGTAAATTGGGGGTGCCAATTGTATGTACATAAATACTAAATCTTGAAAATACTAAATCTTGaaatactatttaattttaaaatgggaTAATGTAAATACCTACTAGAAATTAAAGTTccaaattcatataaataacattaatatatggagtacttaatTAAGGTTAATAATAAGAGGCaaactaaactaaaaacaatgtGATAATAAAAGCAACTCACACCAAAGATAAATTtctagtttttaaaatttgaatcagaaaaataatgaaaaaactaactaatatatgcaaaagtaaacaaataaaaatataaagaaatcaaaaatTACCAGAGATAACATGCAAAACATGATAAAGAAACTTTGAAtcagaaaaataatgaaaaaactaactaatatatgcaaaagtaaacaaataaaaatataaagaaatcaaaaatTACCGGAGATAACATGCAAAACATGATAAAGAAACTCTAAAAATTGCACAAATGGGACTCGAACTCATCCACTTACAAAGTCAAACCATTTGCCACTAGACCACCGCTTTATTTAGTAATTTCTATAACAATAGTATGAATTAGTGGGAACATTTTAGTTACCACTTGGATCCGCCAGTGTCGCGCACCCTTCAAACAGGCTCTGGTAGGCAGGTCTAGCATTGTTGATAATCACTACATAGATGGTTCATCGATACAGTTTGGAAGCCTAATTTTCCACCATTTCCCCAATCCCTTTCATGCCTCCATTTAACGAGCTATTCTCGTTATATCACACCATTCCCCTGCGTAATTGTTGGGTATCATCGATACTCCAGGTCCCAGAATCGATAAtaacaacacacacaaatagaattttattatactcGACAACAGTTTAAGAAATACCACATACACAACACCAACACAATACTACGAGAATACACCATAACACACTCTTGAGGACACGTTTCACAAAACACTCCTTGAGAACACAAGTCACTCTGTAACTCTGAGCGCACTTTTTAACACTACACGCACACTTCCACTTTATGCACATTCTACACAAAATGGCCTAGTGCCTATTTATAGACACCAAAGTCGGTGGTATGGACAATAATCAAACCTAGAGGATTCTAGGctaattcaattattaataatcataatatcTCATTTATGTTGGTTAAACTATATCACCACTAATTAACTTATGTCTTGTTTCTCCACCATTCTTGAGTAGTGTAGAAAAGTCTAGGAAAGTCGGTGGAGTCTTATTTTCAATAGTAATAATCCTCATGTCCGTCCTCCACCGTGTTCCATCATTCGCAATCCATCGACGATTACTTCGACTTCAACGCCACTCCTAACCACGACCAACTGCGCTTACTATATAATGTCAATTTGCACCTAACAATTAGACCAGGGACTGGTACATTGAGGTTATTGGCAAATTTTGCCCGATGTTGAAATCATTCTCATGCAACGGATTTAAGTGCATGCTTCCGAATCCAATATATGGTTCCGATGGTGTTATTTAGCAATACTTTCGGAAATTGTATGCACTCgcaatataaaaattgtttgatgcatttattgatatatatcaatatatacgAAAACTGAAATagaaattactactataaaatttcatcattcgaTCCTCGTCACAACATATGGAATTGAAATCTCGTCacaatccttataaaattatctttaatttgatactccccccgtccccgaatacttgacacggtttgacccggtacgggttttaagaaatgtaatgaaaagtgtgttgaaaaagttggtgggatgtgggtcctacttttaaagtattagttttttaataaatgtgagtaggaatgagttagtggaatatggggtccactaccaaaaatggaaaaagtgaacTGTGTAAAGTATTcggggacggaccaaaatgacaaactGCGTCAAGTAttctgagacggagggagtatatgtttaaaaagataaattaaattaagagaatTACGTTAAATTAACTTAAGATAATTTGAGGAGATATAATTTTGAAGAGAGAGGAACTAGTAAATAAAACCcaagtaaaaaatattgtaaattaaataaatctatttaaatatAGACCAAAACGAGAATTTGTTGAAGACGCTTTATTAGTTAGTTTCTGAATTTTTCTGCAACTTATATGAGACGTGTATAATTCCATTACCTTGATTGaactcctccgccgccgccaccgttGATTCTCACCTCAAATTGAGCAACAGCGCAATCACCACTTCCCTCTcacctgaaaaaaaaaatgagctGGTCGCTGCATCTCCCCCTCAACAACGCCGCCCCCCACCGCTCGCTGACCTCCAGGCCCGCCAATTACTTCGCGGCCTGCCTCAATGTGGACACGCGCGCGCCCGATTCCGACCAGGCCAGGCCGCTCAAGGGCAGGCGGAGCTCGGAAGTAATCGCCGACGAGAAGAAATTCATCGTGGGGACCTACGCTAGGGCGCCGGTGGTGCTGGAGAGCGGCAAGGGCTGTCGATTGTACGATGTGGAAGGGCGGGAGTATCTGGACCTCACCTCGGGGATCGCCGTCAATGCCCTCGGCCATGGGGATTCGGATTGGCTCCGCGCCCTCTCGCAGCAGGCTGAGGCGCTCGCGCATGTCAGCAATGTTTACTACTCTCTTCCGCAggtgattgatttttttatatttccccCTTTGAATGTCggtgtattttgattttattctgCTGTTGTACTgaaaaagattggatttttattaGGATGAGTGTATCatgttttgtgtttgtgtgtgagtGAGTGAGGAAATAGTCTTTTTGTGTATATgtgcattttca
The nucleotide sequence above comes from Salvia hispanica cultivar TCC Black 2014 chromosome 5, UniMelb_Shisp_WGS_1.0, whole genome shotgun sequence. Encoded proteins:
- the LOC125188234 gene encoding integrin-linked protein kinase 1-like — protein: FSPTAVNFRDIDNRSALHVAACQGRTNVVDLLLRRGAEVDVEDRWGSTPLADAIYYKNNDIIKLLEANGAKPPMAPMHVENDREVPEYEIDPKEIDFTNSVEITKGTFCIASWRGIQVAVKKFAEEFFIDEEKVNAFRDELALLQKIRHPNVVQFLGAVTQCTPMMIVTEYLPKGDLCAYLKRKHALKLKTTIKFALDIARGMNYLHENKPEAIIHRDLEPSNVLRDDSGHLKVADFGLSKLMKVTKTVKEDKHVSWQQTSWRYMAPEVFRNEEYDTKVDVFSFALILQEMIEGHPPFPKRNDIEVAKAYAANERPPFDAPIKHYAYGLRRLIEDCWHDQPSKRPTFKEIIVKLDATNKTLVKKRRWKRKAVNILRKFESVLKLNHSTSSSRSNPSGSTVR